The bacterium genome includes a region encoding these proteins:
- a CDS encoding phage terminase large subunit, which yields MKYNLLKAQREFLEVPHNHSLDVVVYQGGFGSGKTFAGALLGILLCKKFPGIRGLVGAQTYTLVRDTTLVTYFDHLENLGYKKGIDFDFSKTEAKLTFKNGSEILFRHFDDDAKLKSLNLGFVEIEEMSDIPEATFNMLLGRLRQSGIPKYRLFGHTNPEFAKGWIYKNFVESTKPNYRIIIAPTTENIFLPDGFVENLKQAYDPEYYKINVLGTFGDYSKGLVTKGFSSDNIRQVNYYPDLPLHISCDFNVDPMCWVLAHKTDEKVFFFDEIVLENTTTALAVEEFYSRYSAHKAPIIINGDASGDNRSVTSEYTNYVIIRNRLSQLGFQVDFKIKPFNPPIKNRISAWNAKIKNVNGDVGIFISPKCKQLIYNIENLKYKEGSSLLDLPSHYRVKADRKLKFLGHCFDAASYIVEYYWPVRPD from the coding sequence ATGAAATATAACCTTTTGAAAGCACAGCGGGAGTTTTTGGAAGTTCCGCATAATCATAGTCTTGATGTTGTCGTGTATCAGGGCGGTTTTGGGTCGGGTAAAACCTTTGCGGGGGCTTTGCTCGGGATTCTTCTCTGTAAAAAATTCCCGGGTATACGCGGTCTGGTGGGCGCTCAAACTTATACGCTCGTCAGGGACACCACTCTTGTTACTTATTTTGATCATCTTGAAAACCTCGGGTACAAAAAAGGGATTGATTTTGATTTTAGCAAGACCGAAGCCAAACTTACTTTTAAGAACGGTTCGGAGATTCTTTTTCGCCATTTTGATGATGATGCGAAGCTTAAATCTTTGAACCTCGGTTTTGTTGAAATTGAAGAGATGTCTGACATTCCTGAAGCTACTTTTAATATGCTTTTAGGGCGGCTCAGGCAGTCTGGGATTCCTAAATATAGGTTGTTCGGGCATACAAATCCCGAGTTTGCAAAAGGGTGGATTTATAAGAACTTTGTTGAAAGTACTAAACCTAATTACAGGATTATTATTGCTCCTACCACGGAAAATATTTTCCTGCCTGACGGGTTTGTCGAGAATTTGAAGCAGGCTTATGATCCTGAATACTATAAAATTAATGTTTTAGGAACTTTCGGGGATTATTCCAAAGGGCTTGTTACAAAAGGCTTTTCCTCTGATAATATCCGTCAGGTTAACTATTATCCTGATCTTCCTTTGCATATTTCCTGCGATTTCAACGTTGATCCTATGTGCTGGGTTTTGGCTCACAAGACGGACGAAAAAGTCTTTTTCTTTGACGAGATTGTGCTGGAAAATACCACTACAGCACTCGCTGTGGAAGAGTTTTATTCGAGGTATTCCGCTCATAAAGCACCCATAATCATAAACGGCGATGCTTCCGGCGATAATCGCTCTGTTACTTCCGAGTATACAAACTACGTTATCATCAGGAACAGGCTTTCTCAGTTGGGATTTCAGGTCGATTTTAAGATTAAGCCTTTTAATCCCCCTATTAAAAACAGGATTTCCGCGTGGAATGCCAAGATTAAGAACGTTAACGGGGATGTCGGGATTTTTATTTCCCCAAAGTGCAAGCAGCTTATCTATAATATCGAAAATCTGAAGTATAAAGAAGGCTCTTCGCTTCTTGATTTGCCTTCTCATTACAGGGTTAAAGCTGACAGGAAGCTTAAATTCCTCGGGCATTGCTTTGATGCGGCTTCTTACATTGTTGAATACTACTGGCCTGTCAGGCCTGATTAA